The Segatella hominis genome includes a region encoding these proteins:
- a CDS encoding helix-turn-helix domain-containing protein, with amino-acid sequence MNKTIDTETLLLKVESHEHRIGIMENLLRDAKQVLTLEEAALFMGISKSSLYKMTHKHELPFFRPNGKIIYFEKSELLNWMRQNRSMSEAETKAAATKHMSELCK; translated from the coding sequence ATGAACAAAACTATCGACACCGAGACTCTTCTCTTGAAGGTAGAGTCACATGAGCACCGCATTGGGATAATGGAGAACCTACTCCGTGATGCCAAGCAAGTATTGACACTGGAGGAAGCAGCCTTATTCATGGGTATATCAAAGAGTAGTCTCTACAAGATGACACACAAGCATGAACTTCCGTTCTTCCGTCCCAACGGCAAGATTATCTACTTTGAGAAGTCCGAACTTTTGAACTGGATGCGCCAGAACCGCAGTATGTCCGAGGCTGAGACCAAGGCTGCAGCGACCAAGCACATGAGTGAACTTTGTAAATAG